In Rhodococcus sp. OK302, one genomic interval encodes:
- a CDS encoding FAD-binding oxidoreductase, with protein MSTTAEETPQQALHTQARTLTGWGRTAATTAQVLSTPDVEVIASAVAQVAEKNESKPSHLRRGVIARGLGRSYGDPAQNAGGLVIDMNALNRIHRIDRDTALVDVDAGVNLDQLMKAALPFGLWVPVLPGTRQVTIGGAIGSDIHGKNHHSAGSFGNHVVSMDLLTADGKVRTLTPKGGRNDPKAALFWATIGGMGLTGIILRATIKMTPTETAYFIADGDVTHTLDETIALHSDGSEANYEYSSAWFDAISAPPKLGRAAVSRGSLAKLDQLPTKLQKNPLAFDAPQLLTFPDVFPNGLANKFNFSAIGEVWFRKAGNYQGKVQNLTQFYHPLDMFGEWNRAYGSNGFLQYQFVVPPEAVEEFKKIIVDIQRSGHHSFLNVFKLFGEGNQAPLSFPIPGWNICVDFRIKPGLNEFVTELDKRVLEFGGRLYTAKDSRTSAETFHAMYPRIDEWIATRRKYDPTGVFASDMSRRLEL; from the coding sequence ATGTCCACGACAGCAGAAGAGACGCCGCAGCAGGCTCTCCACACCCAAGCCCGCACCCTCACCGGTTGGGGACGCACCGCCGCCACCACCGCACAGGTGTTGTCCACCCCCGACGTGGAAGTAATCGCAAGCGCGGTTGCCCAGGTTGCGGAAAAGAACGAGTCCAAGCCGTCGCACTTGCGACGTGGTGTCATCGCGCGCGGTCTCGGCCGCTCGTACGGTGATCCGGCGCAGAATGCCGGCGGCCTGGTCATCGACATGAATGCGCTCAACCGTATTCATCGGATCGATCGTGACACCGCCTTGGTGGACGTCGACGCCGGAGTGAATCTGGATCAGCTGATGAAGGCTGCTCTGCCGTTCGGCCTGTGGGTTCCGGTACTGCCGGGTACTCGCCAGGTCACGATCGGCGGCGCTATCGGCTCCGATATTCACGGCAAGAACCACCACAGCGCGGGCAGCTTCGGCAACCACGTCGTGTCGATGGATCTGCTGACGGCCGACGGCAAGGTTCGTACCCTCACCCCCAAGGGCGGGCGCAACGATCCCAAGGCTGCTCTCTTCTGGGCCACCATCGGTGGCATGGGCCTGACGGGCATCATCTTGCGCGCGACGATCAAGATGACGCCTACCGAAACGGCGTACTTCATCGCCGACGGCGATGTCACCCACACACTCGACGAGACCATCGCGCTGCACAGCGACGGTAGCGAAGCCAACTACGAGTACTCGAGCGCCTGGTTCGACGCGATCTCCGCGCCCCCGAAGCTCGGCCGCGCGGCAGTCTCGCGTGGCTCCCTGGCGAAGCTCGATCAGCTTCCCACCAAGTTGCAGAAGAACCCCCTCGCGTTCGACGCGCCGCAGCTGCTGACGTTCCCCGACGTCTTCCCGAACGGCCTCGCCAACAAGTTCAACTTCAGTGCGATCGGCGAGGTCTGGTTCCGCAAGGCCGGCAACTACCAGGGCAAAGTCCAGAACCTGACGCAGTTCTACCACCCGCTCGACATGTTCGGTGAGTGGAACCGTGCTTACGGATCCAATGGATTCCTGCAGTACCAGTTCGTGGTGCCGCCGGAGGCTGTCGAAGAGTTCAAGAAGATCATCGTCGACATTCAGCGCAGCGGGCACCACTCGTTCCTGAATGTGTTCAAGCTGTTCGGCGAGGGCAATCAGGCACCGCTCAGCTTTCCGATCCCGGGCTGGAACATCTGCGTCGACTTCCGCATCAAGCCGGGGCTCAACGAGTTTGTCACCGAACTCGACAAGCGTGTCCTCGAATTCGGTGGACGCCTGTACACGGCCAAGGATTCGCGTACGTCCGCAGAAACCTTCCACGCCATGTACCCGCGCATCGACGAGTGGATCGCGACGCGCCGAAAGTATGACCCCACAGGCGTTTTCGCCTCCGATATGTCCAGAAGGCTGGAACTGTGA
- the map gene encoding type I methionyl aminopeptidase: MVELKTAREIDAMAAAGKIVADALAAVRENARVGVTLLELDAIAADVIAGAGASPVFLNYAPHGASPFPGVICASVNDAVVHGIPDAYRLKNGDLVSIDGGAKLDGWCGDSAISFVVGQGRREDQALIDATDQALALGIAAAVPGNRLGDIGAAIGNHARSLGYGMLADHGGHGIGREMHEDPHVANEGRVGKGLRLRPGLVIAIEPMLIADGTDEYRHDSDGWTLRTLTGARAAHSEHTVAITADGPLILTR; encoded by the coding sequence ATGGTGGAACTGAAAACCGCAAGAGAGATCGATGCAATGGCGGCCGCAGGCAAGATCGTTGCGGACGCTTTGGCGGCGGTGCGAGAAAATGCTCGCGTCGGCGTGACGCTACTCGAGTTGGATGCGATCGCCGCAGACGTCATCGCCGGGGCGGGAGCATCGCCGGTGTTCCTCAACTACGCGCCCCACGGGGCATCGCCGTTTCCCGGTGTCATCTGCGCCAGCGTCAATGATGCTGTCGTGCACGGCATTCCGGACGCATATCGACTGAAGAATGGTGATCTTGTCAGCATCGACGGCGGAGCGAAACTCGACGGGTGGTGCGGCGACTCGGCTATCAGCTTCGTTGTCGGGCAAGGGCGACGCGAGGATCAGGCATTGATCGACGCCACCGATCAGGCTCTGGCACTGGGCATTGCGGCCGCGGTGCCCGGAAATCGATTAGGAGACATCGGTGCCGCGATCGGAAATCACGCCCGCAGTCTCGGGTACGGGATGCTCGCCGATCACGGAGGTCACGGCATCGGGCGCGAGATGCACGAGGACCCCCACGTTGCCAATGAAGGTCGCGTCGGCAAAGGCCTGCGACTTCGACCCGGCCTTGTCATAGCTATCGAACCGATGCTCATCGCCGACGGTACCGACGAATATCGCCATGACTCCGACGGCTGGACACTGCGGACGTTGACCGGCGCACGAGCCGCCCACAGTGAACACACCGTGGCGATCACCGCGGACGGACCGCTGATTCTGACTCGGTAA
- a CDS encoding galactan 5-O-arabinofuranosyltransferase → MLLAALVAVVVAAVGLFAFSKVDWPAFTSSNVTQAVTTVLQVVCIAVIGIAVLMFRAQKAERFAKLLSWAGLSGFVTTTLGLPLAATTLYLHGVSVDQQFRTEYLTRLTDSAALHDMTYVDLPPYYPAGWFWVGGRVANLLGMDGWEAFKPYAIGSLAVVAVVALVLWTKLIRRDWAVVAALAVTAVVLAYNSPEAYGAVVNLLIPPVLILAWGALDRPGAQRFAGAGAVLGTGLFLGFAATVYTLYLGFTAFAVTLMAVVAAVLAARAQNSWKAALGPLIRLAAIAVISGLVALIVWAPYLIKALSGATAESGTAMHYLPDSGAVLPFPMLKFSLVGALCMLGTVWLISRFLFSRRARALGIGVISVYLWALLSMTVTVAGTTLLGFRLEPVLIALLAAAGVFGFFEFAGWIVLATSENPRVKAVLVALGVIGTIAFAQNIPQVLAPDIAVAYSDTDGNGERGDKRPPGAEANYADIDRIIREQLGREPHDLVVLTADIGFLSFYPYFGFQGLTSHYANPLADFRARAELIKKWSELDTSDELIAALDSAPWRAPDAFVFRQGADGYTLRLAEDVYPNDPNVRRYTVTFPKELFGSPQFTVTEQGPFVVVTRTGASRPG, encoded by the coding sequence ATGCTGCTCGCAGCACTCGTTGCCGTCGTCGTTGCGGCGGTAGGACTGTTCGCTTTCAGCAAGGTCGACTGGCCGGCCTTCACGTCGTCGAATGTCACGCAGGCTGTCACGACGGTCCTGCAGGTTGTCTGCATCGCCGTTATCGGTATCGCAGTCCTGATGTTCCGCGCGCAGAAAGCCGAACGTTTCGCGAAACTCCTGTCGTGGGCCGGACTCTCGGGATTCGTCACGACGACGCTCGGACTTCCCCTCGCTGCGACAACCTTGTATCTGCACGGGGTTTCCGTCGATCAACAGTTCCGCACCGAGTATCTGACCCGGCTCACGGATTCTGCTGCGCTGCATGACATGACATACGTCGATCTGCCGCCCTACTATCCGGCCGGCTGGTTCTGGGTCGGCGGGCGGGTAGCAAACCTTCTGGGAATGGACGGCTGGGAAGCCTTCAAGCCTTACGCAATTGGCTCGTTGGCAGTTGTCGCCGTCGTTGCACTCGTGTTGTGGACCAAGCTGATTCGACGCGATTGGGCTGTTGTCGCTGCGTTGGCCGTCACGGCCGTCGTGTTGGCGTACAACTCTCCCGAGGCTTACGGCGCCGTCGTCAACTTGCTGATTCCGCCGGTGCTGATCTTGGCCTGGGGCGCGCTGGATCGGCCGGGCGCACAACGCTTCGCCGGAGCGGGCGCTGTTCTGGGCACCGGCTTGTTCCTCGGATTCGCCGCAACCGTCTACACCTTGTATCTCGGGTTCACTGCCTTTGCCGTGACGTTGATGGCGGTCGTTGCCGCGGTACTCGCCGCACGGGCTCAGAACTCGTGGAAAGCTGCTCTGGGGCCGCTGATTCGTTTGGCTGCAATCGCAGTAATCTCCGGACTGGTCGCGCTGATCGTGTGGGCTCCCTATCTGATCAAGGCTCTCTCCGGCGCTACGGCAGAGTCCGGCACGGCGATGCACTACCTGCCGGATTCCGGTGCGGTACTGCCCTTCCCGATGCTGAAATTCTCACTCGTCGGCGCACTGTGCATGTTGGGTACCGTCTGGCTGATTTCCCGTTTCCTGTTCTCACGCCGCGCACGCGCGCTGGGAATCGGCGTTATCTCCGTCTACCTGTGGGCTCTGCTGTCTATGACGGTCACCGTCGCGGGCACCACCCTCCTCGGATTCCGGCTTGAACCCGTACTCATTGCCCTCCTCGCAGCAGCCGGCGTGTTCGGGTTCTTCGAGTTCGCCGGGTGGATTGTGTTGGCCACCAGTGAGAATCCTCGGGTCAAGGCAGTGCTGGTTGCGCTCGGCGTGATCGGAACAATTGCTTTCGCGCAAAACATCCCGCAGGTATTGGCTCCGGATATCGCTGTCGCCTACAGCGATACCGACGGCAACGGCGAGCGCGGCGACAAACGTCCGCCCGGAGCCGAAGCGAACTACGCCGACATCGATCGCATCATTCGTGAACAGTTGGGCCGCGAACCCCATGACCTCGTGGTGCTGACGGCCGACATCGGGTTTTTGAGCTTCTACCCGTACTTCGGGTTTCAGGGACTCACATCGCATTACGCAAATCCGTTGGCGGACTTCCGCGCTCGCGCGGAGCTGATCAAGAAGTGGTCGGAACTCGATACGTCCGACGAGCTGATTGCGGCTTTGGATTCCGCACCCTGGCGAGCACCCGACGCCTTTGTCTTCCGCCAGGGAGCCGACGGCTACACCTTGCGTCTGGCCGAGGACGTGTACCCCAACGATCCCAATGTTCGCCGATACACAGTCACATTCCCGAAAGAACTGTTCGGCAGTCCGCAGTTCACGGTTACCGAGCAGGGACCCTTTGTGGTGGTAACCCGCACCGGCGCAAGCCGACCGGGATAG
- a CDS encoding DUF6541 family protein yields the protein MTETVPEDRQQLVEATPGRVRSVINRSRIVNRSRIVNRSRMIDLAIMVIFVLAAVWVMSNLWRNLESGYLVNAGRDQSMWEWFFADTAHALSQFRTPLYSDLLNYPLGVNLMANTAMFGISMPLAPLTLIFGPTPAYAIGLTLGLAGTAIAWYWTFSRHVLTGDSLRIKFAAAVGGAFCGFAPAMISHANGHPNFVGFFVIPFIFMQVIRVSRGTKPVRDGIILGLLMAWQIFLGEEPLLIFTMSALVFGAAYACSDLTKARAAIRRSLPGLAVGAIVSILITAIPLYSQFFGPASYDGVGHGQAGADFGAFTTLPTESVGGDSNGAEFRMNPTEENSYFGWPIVMLILGGTVWMWKNKLVRAGAAVIVFMGVLSLGSELVYNGDHTGITLPWKFLAHLPLFESVLESRFAMGAIPAIGLLLTLGTYRALVEIRDPRVPRRIVPGAWLIVLAIASVVLIPTRIDTVERPATPEFITSGSWEQYVSDGSLVSVPVSNGEEVRAMQWQVDSDFAFPIAGGYFVGPHSITRGGIYGAESRPTSSLLVKTKETGQIPAIDATTRANALTDLQFWHADVLVLPKADDDNALRQTVNDLVGFDAKPVDDVWVWDVRSLVNGKTTN from the coding sequence ATGACCGAGACTGTGCCCGAAGACCGACAACAGCTGGTCGAGGCAACCCCCGGGCGGGTCCGCTCAGTCATCAACCGCAGCAGAATTGTCAACCGCAGCAGAATTGTCAACCGCAGTCGAATGATCGATCTGGCGATCATGGTGATCTTCGTCCTCGCTGCGGTGTGGGTGATGTCGAACCTCTGGCGCAATCTGGAATCCGGATACCTGGTCAATGCCGGCCGCGACCAGTCCATGTGGGAATGGTTCTTCGCCGATACGGCTCACGCTCTCTCGCAGTTCCGCACGCCGTTGTACAGCGATCTGCTGAACTACCCGCTCGGCGTGAATCTGATGGCCAACACCGCGATGTTCGGCATCAGCATGCCGCTGGCGCCGCTCACGCTGATCTTCGGTCCGACACCGGCGTACGCGATCGGGTTGACGCTAGGCCTCGCTGGTACCGCAATTGCCTGGTACTGGACCTTCTCCCGTCACGTACTGACCGGCGATTCCCTCCGCATCAAATTTGCAGCCGCAGTCGGTGGCGCATTCTGCGGATTTGCCCCGGCCATGATCTCGCACGCCAACGGGCACCCGAACTTTGTCGGCTTCTTCGTAATTCCGTTCATTTTCATGCAGGTCATCCGCGTTTCACGTGGAACCAAGCCGGTCCGGGACGGCATCATCCTGGGACTGCTGATGGCCTGGCAGATCTTCCTCGGCGAAGAACCGCTTCTCATCTTCACGATGTCCGCGCTCGTGTTCGGCGCGGCCTACGCGTGCTCGGATCTCACTAAAGCGCGAGCCGCGATCCGGCGCAGCTTGCCCGGCCTGGCCGTCGGCGCGATCGTGTCCATTCTCATCACGGCAATTCCGCTGTACTCACAGTTCTTCGGCCCCGCCAGCTACGACGGCGTCGGCCACGGTCAAGCCGGAGCCGACTTTGGGGCATTCACCACCCTTCCGACCGAATCAGTGGGCGGTGACTCGAACGGCGCCGAGTTCCGCATGAACCCCACCGAGGAAAACTCGTACTTCGGCTGGCCGATCGTCATGCTGATCCTCGGCGGAACCGTGTGGATGTGGAAGAACAAGCTCGTTCGTGCCGGCGCCGCTGTCATCGTCTTCATGGGCGTGCTGTCGCTGGGATCCGAGCTTGTGTACAACGGCGATCACACCGGCATCACCTTGCCATGGAAGTTCCTGGCGCACTTGCCCCTGTTCGAGTCGGTTCTGGAATCCCGCTTCGCGATGGGTGCGATTCCCGCCATCGGACTGCTTCTGACACTCGGCACGTATCGCGCGCTGGTGGAGATCCGAGATCCTCGCGTCCCTCGCCGCATCGTGCCCGGAGCCTGGTTGATCGTGTTGGCGATCGCATCGGTTGTTCTCATTCCGACGCGCATCGATACCGTCGAACGCCCCGCCACTCCCGAGTTCATCACCAGCGGATCGTGGGAGCAGTACGTCAGCGACGGCTCTCTTGTATCGGTGCCCGTATCCAACGGAGAAGAAGTGCGTGCCATGCAGTGGCAGGTCGACTCCGATTTTGCATTCCCGATCGCCGGCGGCTACTTCGTCGGCCCGCATTCGATCACCCGCGGCGGCATCTACGGAGCCGAGTCACGTCCCACCTCGTCACTCTTGGTGAAGACCAAGGAAACCGGCCAGATCCCTGCCATCGACGCAACTACCCGCGCCAATGCACTGACAGATCTCCAGTTCTGGCACGCCGACGTCCTCGTGCTCCCCAAAGCTGACGACGACAACGCCCTGCGCCAGACTGTCAACGATTTGGTGGGCTTCGACGCCAAGCCTGTCGACGACGTCTGGGTGTGGGATGTTCGGAGCCTCGTGAACGGAAAAACCACCAACTAG
- a CDS encoding TetR/AcrR family transcriptional regulator — protein MTRTDARAAMIDAAERLVAERGLAAMTLRDVQTEAGQANKSAAQYHFGSREGLLTAVVDSRMKPAGERRRELLDAIDLGPQPPTMRQLVEALILPLAEQTIEREHSLYARFLVQSIFDPAMSSTIREHMRAESFRDVRRRIESMSPLPADIAELRTGTLAVLSVVTFATWEGRIHGPAESAPIVADLIESCLGALNAPAPAR, from the coding sequence GTGACGAGAACCGATGCCCGAGCGGCAATGATCGATGCGGCCGAGCGACTGGTGGCAGAGCGCGGCCTGGCCGCAATGACCTTGCGTGATGTCCAGACAGAAGCGGGGCAGGCGAATAAGTCGGCAGCGCAGTACCATTTCGGTTCACGTGAAGGACTTCTGACGGCGGTGGTCGATTCGCGGATGAAGCCCGCCGGCGAGCGCCGACGCGAACTCCTCGACGCAATCGACCTCGGGCCGCAGCCTCCCACCATGCGCCAACTGGTCGAAGCGTTGATCCTGCCGTTGGCAGAGCAAACCATCGAACGTGAGCACAGTTTGTACGCCCGGTTCCTTGTGCAGTCGATTTTTGATCCGGCGATGTCGTCGACCATCCGTGAACACATGCGTGCTGAGAGTTTCCGGGACGTGCGACGCCGGATCGAGTCCATGTCCCCGTTGCCGGCTGATATTGCGGAGTTGCGGACGGGCACGCTGGCGGTTCTCAGTGTCGTTACTTTTGCCACCTGGGAAGGCAGAATTCACGGACCGGCAGAGTCTGCGCCGATCGTCGCCGATCTGATCGAGAGTTGCCTCGGGGCCTTGAACGCACCCGCGCCGGCGAGGTAA
- a CDS encoding GtrA family protein: MASARVVTLVVVPETPANHQHEPHVPLPVEIPVTTDLADDALDLKTQIIRFLVTGGLSAVVDFGLYVFLFKVAGLDLSVAKAISFVVGTTTAYLINRRWTFKAEPSRARFVAVVALYAVTFGIQVGLNAAMNHIFDDQWWRLPLAFVIAQGTATVINFVVQRAVIFKIK; the protein is encoded by the coding sequence ATGGCTTCGGCTCGAGTGGTTACTCTCGTCGTCGTGCCTGAAACGCCTGCGAACCACCAGCACGAACCCCACGTCCCGTTGCCGGTGGAGATCCCCGTCACGACGGACCTCGCCGATGACGCACTCGACCTGAAAACGCAGATCATCCGGTTCCTTGTCACCGGTGGGCTATCGGCGGTCGTGGACTTCGGGCTGTACGTCTTCCTGTTCAAAGTGGCCGGACTCGATCTGAGTGTGGCGAAGGCGATCAGTTTTGTCGTCGGAACTACGACGGCCTATCTGATCAACCGACGGTGGACGTTCAAGGCCGAGCCTTCGCGCGCCCGATTTGTGGCTGTCGTAGCACTGTATGCCGTGACTTTCGGGATCCAGGTCGGACTCAATGCCGCGATGAACCATATTTTCGACGACCAGTGGTGGCGTCTACCCTTGGCCTTCGTCATTGCGCAGGGCACCGCGACGGTCATCAACTTCGTCGTTCAGCGGGCTGTGATCTTCAAAATCAAGTAA
- a CDS encoding MspA family porin, with protein sequence MTTTRACDGAVTENRAGRKSRIGVVGAVAALAIALGSTSASAGVDNASSIVDSKGNRIEVLQMDTSIHTVPPLDSSPLSVEFFHDGIASVKIDGPDADGFTGTKLTIGYQIGYPIAFTGATVSLFSPNLDWALAADNHLNIGITPNPTLDMNVGGTAGIGGNIIPSQELDLDLAPGGITDVTLLSDQEFDGPEATVRLSGVHGYVQGALGPVTIRPYAKAVTSRGDTVVTYGAPQRL encoded by the coding sequence ATGACGACTACACGGGCTTGTGACGGCGCAGTGACTGAGAACAGGGCGGGAAGAAAGTCTCGTATCGGCGTGGTCGGGGCAGTCGCAGCCCTTGCCATCGCCTTAGGCAGCACCAGCGCATCGGCAGGCGTCGACAACGCCAGTTCGATTGTCGACTCCAAAGGAAACCGGATAGAAGTCCTACAAATGGACACGTCAATCCATACCGTTCCGCCGCTCGACAGTTCCCCGCTCAGCGTCGAGTTCTTCCACGACGGAATTGCAAGCGTAAAGATCGACGGACCCGATGCCGACGGTTTCACAGGCACCAAACTGACGATCGGCTATCAGATCGGTTACCCGATCGCATTTACGGGCGCCACGGTGTCGCTGTTTTCCCCCAACCTGGACTGGGCCCTGGCGGCCGACAACCATCTGAATATCGGCATTACGCCGAATCCGACGCTTGACATGAATGTGGGCGGTACTGCGGGAATCGGTGGCAACATCATTCCGTCGCAGGAACTCGATCTAGATCTGGCGCCGGGCGGAATCACCGATGTCACATTGCTGTCGGACCAGGAGTTCGACGGTCCGGAGGCGACGGTGCGATTGTCGGGAGTTCACGGGTACGTGCAGGGTGCTCTTGGTCCGGTAACCATTCGGCCGTATGCAAAGGCCGTGACATCTCGTGGCGACACGGTAGTTACTTACGGTGCCCCGCAGCGACTTTGA
- a CDS encoding decaprenylphospho-beta-D-erythro-pentofuranosid-2-ulose 2-reductase, with product MINAVGNPQTVLLLGGTSEIGLAMCEEYLKKAPVRVILATLPGDPGSDAAVKQLEAKGATKVEVVDFDAVAFDSHPKVIDAAWSGGDVDVAIVAFGLDGDPEELWQNQRKAVLVANVNYTAAVSVGVLIGEKMKAQGFGKIIAMSSVAGERVKRANFVYGSTKAGLDGFYLGLGEALAEFGPSVTVVRPGMVRTKFSAHVKEAPLTVNKEDVAKLAVAASDKGKEIVWAPGPFRFVMMGLRHVPRAVFRKLPV from the coding sequence GTGATCAACGCTGTAGGTAACCCGCAAACTGTTTTGCTTCTCGGTGGAACATCTGAGATCGGCCTCGCCATGTGCGAGGAGTACCTGAAGAAGGCGCCGGTTCGCGTCATTCTGGCGACGCTCCCCGGTGATCCCGGCAGCGACGCTGCGGTAAAGCAGTTGGAAGCCAAGGGCGCCACCAAGGTCGAGGTTGTCGACTTCGATGCCGTGGCTTTCGACAGCCACCCCAAGGTCATCGACGCGGCATGGTCCGGCGGCGACGTCGACGTCGCGATCGTTGCGTTCGGTCTGGACGGCGACCCCGAGGAACTGTGGCAGAACCAGCGCAAAGCTGTGCTGGTCGCAAACGTCAACTACACCGCTGCAGTGTCCGTCGGCGTGTTGATCGGCGAAAAGATGAAGGCTCAGGGCTTCGGCAAGATCATCGCGATGTCCTCGGTTGCCGGTGAGCGCGTCAAGCGCGCCAACTTCGTCTACGGCTCCACCAAAGCCGGCTTGGACGGCTTCTACCTGGGCCTCGGCGAGGCGTTGGCAGAGTTCGGGCCGAGCGTGACGGTGGTACGGCCGGGCATGGTGCGCACCAAGTTCAGCGCACACGTCAAGGAAGCGCCGCTCACTGTCAACAAGGAAGACGTCGCGAAGCTCGCTGTTGCAGCGTCCGACAAGGGCAAGGAAATTGTCTGGGCTCCGGGTCCGTTCCGCTTCGTGATGATGGGCCTGCGCCACGTCCCGCGCGCGGTTTTCCGGAAGCTGCCCGTCTAA